Within Desulfurobacteriaceae bacterium, the genomic segment GTTGTGTAGAAGGTTATCCCCAATATCCTCTTCACTTCTTCTTTCTTCCTTCTTATTTGTTTTATAGATAGGTATTATAGAAAATGTCTATTGAAAGTAGAAAAGAAAATTGGAAAACAAGAAATTAAGAATATTTATGAGTTTTTCTCTTATTGACCGATTATTTTCGGATTATCTTGACAAGGTCTGCAGATTATACTTTAAACTGTCTTCTGATAGAATTGGTCTAAAAACCGTTGAAGGAGTATTTTTTATGAAAACCATTCTTCTTACAGGAGTAGCAGGTTTTATAGGTTACAAAACAGCTGAAAAGTTAATTGAGAAAGGATATAAAGTCATTGGCGTTGATAACTTAAATGACTACTACGATGTAAGACTTAAAGAATACAGATTGGAAAGACTCAAAGACTACAAAGATTTTAAGTTCTACCACTTAGATATAGAAAATTTAGAAGCTCTAAAAGTTTTGTTTAAAGACAATAAAATAGATGGAGTAATCAACCTTGCTGCAAGGGCAGGAGTAAGGTACAGCATAGTTGATCCCTTCGTTTACTTTAGGACAAATACTATTGGCACTTTAAATCTTCTTGAAATAATGAAAGAAAAAGGAATTAAAAAGTTTGTCCTTGCCTCTACCTCTTCCCTTTACGCAGGACAAGAAATGCCCTTTAAAGAAGACCTTCCTGTCAACACTCCAATCTCCCCATACGCCGCAAGCAAGAAAGGAGCAGAAGTTCTGGCTTATACCTACCACTACCTTTATGGTATTGATGTAAGCATAGTCAGGTATTTTACAGTCTACGGACCAGCAGGAAGACCGGATATGAGCATCTTTAGATTTATAAAGTGGATAGATGAAGGAAAAGAAGTTGTCGTTTATGGAGACGGAACACAGAGTAGAGACTTTACCTTCGTTGACGATATAGCAGAAGGAACAATAAAAGCATTTGAAACAGAAATTGGCTACGAGATAATAAACCTTGGAGGGAACAAGCCTTACCAGCTAAGAGAAGTTATCAAAATGATAGAAGAATATCTTGGAAAGAAAGCAAACATTATCTATAAACCTTTCCATAAGGCAGACCTTAAAGCAACTTGGGCTGACATAGAAAAAGCTAAAAAGATTCTTGGCTGGGAACCGAAAGTTTCACTAGAGGAAGGATTAAAGAGAACAGTTGATTGGCACATTGAAAATAGAAGCTGGTTAAAGGATGTTTCTGTCTAAAAAATAGAACTTAAAGAGGACCAACCACTTTATACGTAGGATATGAAAATAGCGTTGAACACGTAGAGATAGAGGTAAAAGAAGAAGATAATTAACCTTCAACTCTATTTCTTCCTAACTCCTTTGCTTTATATAGAGCTTCATCTGCTTTCTTTATAACATCACAAAGAGGTTCCCCATTTTCTCTTTCTGCTACTCCCAGGCTTACTGTTATGGAAAGTTTTTTCCCATTAGGACAGAGATCTATTTTTTCTATGTGTTTCCTGATCCTTTCAGCAAGCTTAAAGGCATCTTCTTTTGAAGTATTAGGTAGGTAAATTAGAAACTCTTCTCCTCCGTACCTTACTAGAGTATCGCTGTCTCTTATTACTTTTCTAACTTCTTCTGCTAACCTTTTAAGAACAAAGTCTCCAACATCATGACCGTAAGTGTCATTTATCTTTTTAAAGTGGTCTATATCCATCATAACTACGGAAAACTTTAAGTCTTTACCCGCCTTTTCAATTTGCTCTTCCAATTGCTCAACCGTGTATCTATTATTAACTCCAGTGAGGGCATCTTTGAAAACTTTTCTTGAGGTTTCTTCCAGTTTCTCATTAAGAAGGTCAATATATTCTTTTAATGTCAAAGCTATCCTGTAGATAGCTTTTTTAATCAAGTCGTAAGTATCTTTCGTTGGTTTTGAAGTTCTAAAATACCTTTCTATATCAGAAAATCTTCTTCTCTCAAGAAGTTCCAATAGATAAAGGACTTCCTTTCCTTGCTTACTTAAATAAAACACTTGACCTAATGTTAGACCTAAGATAACAACAAAAATGAAACCAAAAGTTCCAAGTATAAGTAAGGAAGTTTGATTCATATGAACAAATATCTCTTTAAAGTTTTTAGAAGCACCTATGTAACCAATAAAGTTTCCATGAATGTCATACATCGGATAAAAGAGAAAAACTTCATGTCCTATTTCAAACTTTCTCTTTTCTAAGGCTTCCCTCTCAAATCTTCTCTTAGTGTGAAAGTAGAGAAGCTTCTCATCCTCTAGGGAAGCTTTCTCCACCAGCTTCTTGTAGCTTTTGAGAGAAAGGTTCTTCTTTAGTATCTCTTTGTTTAGGAGATAGAAAATATGGGCATCTGTTGACTTTTGAAGTATGTTCCTTAAGGTTTCAATATGAATCCCGAAAGAAAGAGCTCCAACAACTTTTCCATCAATTGTAATAGGATAAGAAGCCCTCAATCCGGGAAAGCGTTTACACACGTAAAAGTAACAATCCGGTCTAAAAGCAGTTTCTATCCAAAGGATGTCTTTCCTAACGTTAGCTTTGCAAGGTCTTACATCCATTGTTGCAAAGGCAATCCAGTTAATTTGAGGATATTTGAAAAAGTGCATTTCTTCTATGTTATATTCTTTGTGAAGCTTCTCCCAAAAAGGCTTAAAAGCTTTTTTCAAGATTTCAGGATTTCCTTCCCTATAAGACTTTTCTACACAGGCATTTTTTGAAATCATCAAAGCTTGAGCCAGCAACCATTTTCTTGTTGTATCTACTGTTTGAGAAATGTAGGTCTGAATATAGTTAAGGAACTTGGTCTTCATATTATTTTTAAAGTTTTCTTCATGCTGTAGAAGTATATATCCAGAAACGAGAATAGATACACAAACAAGGATAGTTATCCAAACTATTCTTGGATTTACAATCCCTTCCCGAAAATTTTTTATCATTAAATTAATAATCCTTAATTATGTTATGCTGCCAGCGTATTATAGCTTAGGATAAGTTCCCTGCCAACCCTATCTCTCAAATAAAGGTTGTTTTTTTTAAATTCTTAAAAGTCAAAATCGTAATCATCTGAATCGTCAAAGCTGAAAGTATCTTCCTCCCCAGAACTTTCCACAGGGTCTGTAAGAAATGGCTGTTCATCTATTGTTTTTACCTCTTCTTTTTCTTGTTTCTCCTCTATTATCTGAATTGTATTTTCTTCCAAGTTTTCAAACCGAGTTAGTTCTTTTATGAAAGCGAGTCTTATCGTTCCCGTAGGACCATTTCTTTGCTTCGCAATAATTATCTCTGCTATTCCCTGTTCTTCAGGATCAGGATTCTTTTTGTAAACCTCCGGCCTATGGATAAACATTACAACGTCCGCATCTTGTTCGATACTTCCCGACTCTCTCAAATCTGAAAGCTGGGGTCTTTTATCGGATCTATGTTCAACTTGACGGGACAGCTGGGAAAGAGCAATTACTGGAACGTTTAATTCCTTTGCAAGTGCCTTTAAAGAACGGGATATTTCAGAAACTTCCTGTTGTCTACTCTCTGTTCTTCTAATTCCTCTCATAAGCTGAAGATAGTCAACAACTATTAAATCAAGCCCCCTTTCACTTTGAAGTCTTCTCGCCTTTGCTCTCATCTCCAAGATGGAAATACCCGGAGTATCATCTATGTATATTGGGGCCTCCCTAATCTTTTCAGCAGAAATTAGTATCTTTTCTATCTCTTCGTCCTTTAACCAACCGGAACGAATTTTGTAAAGAGGAATTCCACAGTCTTGAGAAATAAGTCTTGTTACTATCTGTTCTTTTGACATTTCAAGGCTAAAGAAAGCAACAACCTTATTTTCCTTCACGGCAACATTGTAGGCTATAGAAAGAGAAAAAGCTGTCTTTCCCATAGACGGACGGGCAGCTAAGATAATAAGGTCGGAATTGTGAAACCCTGAAGTCATCTTATCAAGTTCAGAAAATCCTGAAGGGAGACCTGTTACCATCTCCCTTCGCATCGAGAGCTCTTCTATTTTTCTAATAATGTCAGGAATTATCTCTCCTACTGGAACTAATGTGTTTGTAATCCTCTCCTCAGAAAGGGAGAAAACTTTCTTCTCTACATCGTCTATAAGAGCGTCAGGGTCAGGTCTTTCTTCTATCTTTTCGTTTATATACTTTGCAACGTCAAGAATTTTCCTTAAAAGTGCCTTATCCTTTACTATCTTGCAGGCAGATTCAAACTTCTCAAAAGTATCAAGGGCAAATTCAATAACGTAACCAAGATGTTCTTCTCCTCCTACCTTTTCAAGAAGCCCTCTTTTTACAAGCTCATCTTTAAAAGAAATTTCGTTAAGTTGGGATTCTGTATACCCTTCAGCTACAAGGTCTCTTAAAAACTTAAAAAGATACTTATTCTGTTCTTTAAAAAAGTCTCCAGGCTGTAAAAGTTCTATTCCCCGAAATATGAAAGAAGGCTGAACTATCATAGAACCAAGAACCGAATACTCAGCTTCAAGATCAAAAAGTTTCATCTCTTAAGACCTCTTTCAGCTAATTCAACAGCTTTAAAGAGGGCTCTTGCTTTGTTTACTGTCTCTTTTGCTTCAAGGCGTGGATCAGAGTCCGCCACAATTCCTGCTCCAGCTTGAACGTAAACTTTATTTCTTCTGACAATAGCTGTCCTTATCGCTATTGCAGTATCTAAATTTCCATCAAAAGAAAAGTAGCCAACCGCTCCTGCATAAACTCCACGGTATGATGGCTCTATCTCATCTATTATTTCCATAGCCCTAACCTTTGGAGCCCCAGAAACCGTTCCAGCTGGAAAACAAGCCCTTAATACGTCAAATACGTCTTTGTCCTCTCTCAGTTTTCCAACAACATTTGAAACAATATGCATAACGTGGGAATATCTTTCAATTACCATTAAGTCTGTTACTTTAACGCTTCCAACCTCTGCTACTCTCCCAACATCGTTCCTTGCAAGGTCAACAAGCATTATATGTTCAGCCCTTTCTTTTTCGTCCGAAATTAGTTCTTTTTCCATTGCAAGGTCTTCTTCTTCCGTTTTTCCTCTGCGCCTTGTTCCAGCAATAGGACGAGTTTCAATTAAACCATTTTCAACCCTTACAAGAACTTCTGGAGATGCACCAACTATTTGAAAGTCATCATAGTCAAGATAGTACATGTATGGGGAGGGATTTATAAGTCTTAAAGCTCTATAAAGAACTATCGCATCTTGGTAAAACGGTTTCTCAAAACGACGGGAAAGAACAACCTGAATTATGTCACCGTTTCTTATATATTCCTTTGCCTTTTCTACAGCTTTTTTAAATTCCTCATCACTAAAGTTTACCTTCCAATCGCTGGTAACTTCTACATCTCTAACATCGCAATTAATAGTTTCTTCTCTTAACCTTTCCTCAATCTTATTAACTGTATTTAAAGCCTCTCTATATTCCCTCTCAACTTCTCCTTTCTCCTTTAAGACAAAGGATATTATCTTTACAGTTTGCTTGACATTGTCAAAAACAACTAAAGCTTTAGGTAGCGAAAAAACCATATCGTAAAGGTAAGAATCTTCCTTATTAGGATTTACATTAACCCTTGGTTCAAAAAATTTAACAACATCGTAAGCCATGTAGCCAAAAAACCCTCCCCACACTTTCGGGAGATCTTCACTCCTAAAAGCCTTTATGGAAGAAAAAACTTCTTTTAAAATAGACAGAGGGTCGTCTTCTACTGGCTTAATAGAAACTTTTCCAAGATAGTTTATTTCCGAGAAGTTTCCTTTTGACTTAACTGTAATTAGTTTTCCTATCCCTATTATTGAATACCTTCCCCACTTCTCACCGCCCTCAACGCTTTCAAGAAGCATATTTGCCCCTAAAGGACGGAGCTTTAAAAAGGCTGAAAGTGGTGTTTCCAAATCGGCAAAAACCTCTTTATAAATAGGAACTAAATTAAAACCATCTTCAAAAAGATTTCTAACTTTTTCTAACGTAAACATTTCATTTACCTCTTTTTCATTTCAAAGATTAATGTTAAATTCTAACACCAAAAGAACTTCTAGGAGAAAAACTATGAAGGTGAGTGATTTTGACTATGAACTCCCCAAAGAGCTAATAGCAGAGTTTCCGGTAGAACCAAGAGACTCATCAAGACTAATGGTTTTAGATAGAAGAACAGGAAAAATAGAACATAGGATTTTTAGAGAAATAGTAGACTACCTAAAAGAAGGAGATGTTCTTGTCATAAACGATACAAAAGTAATACCAGCAAGGCTTTTTGGGAAACTCCCTACAGGTGGAAAGGTTGAAGTTCTCCTAGTTAGACAGGTAGAATTAAGCGTTTGGGAAGTAATGGCAAAACCTGCAAGAAAGTTAAAAGAGGGAAAAGAGATCATATTTGACGAAGAGCTAAAAGCAGAAGTTGTTGAATATGTTGGAGAAGGGAAAAGACTTTTAAAGTTCTCGTTAAAAGGAAACAGAGATTTTATGGAAAAACTTGACGAAATAGGTCATATTCCACTTCCCCCTTACATAGAAAGAGAAGAAAATCCTTTAGATAAGGAAAGGTATCAAACCGTTTTTGCAAGAAAAGCTGGAGCAGTAGCAGCCCCAACCGCTGGACTACATTTTACTGATAGACTGCTAAAAGAGTTAAAGAACACAGGGGTTATAATAAAAAACGTTACCTTACACGTAGGACCAGGAACTTTTAAGCCTGTAAAAGTTGAAAATGTGGAAGAACACAAGATGGACTATGAAACTTACTTTGTCCCAGAAGATACTGCAAACGAAATAAACAAAGCAAAAGAAGAAGGAAGAAGGATAATAGCCGTTGGAACAACTGTCGTTAGAACTCTTGAAAGTGCAGTAGACGAAAATGGGAAGGTAATTGCCGGTGAAGGTTCTACAAACCTTTTTATTTATCCAGGTTTTAAATTTAAGGTGATTGATGCACTTATTACCAACTTTCACCTTCCACGTTCAACCCTTTTAATGTTAGTCAGCGCTTTTGCAGGAAGAGAGAGGATCTTAGATGCGTATAGAGAAGCTGTTTCTAAAGGTTATCGTTTTTATAGCTACGGCGACGCTATGTTTATCGTTTAGGTCGCTTGGTGCCGAATGGGACTTTAACAATGAAGTTTTAAGGTACAAAATTTACTGGACATTTTTTCACGTAGCGAATTCTGAGTCAAAAATCTCAAAAATAGATAATGATAAATACTTAATAGTTGGGAAGCTAAGTACTTCTGGTGTAGCTAAATGGTTTAAGAGTTTAGAGGACAAAGGTTATTCAGTCTGGAACCTAAAAACTTTGACTCCTGAGAAGACCTATATAACTCAAAGAGAAGGAAACTATGCAGTAGAACGTATCTATATCTATGATTTAGAAGAGGGAAAAGTTAACTACACAAAAAGATACTTAAAAACAGGAAAAGAAAAAGTAAGGGTTATTGATATTCCAGAAATACCTTTTCAAGATTTCATAACTGCTATTTTTTACTTGAGAAAATTTGGAAAGTTTGTAGTCGACAAAGAAACCTCTTTTACTTTTTTTGACGGTAAAAAGTTTGAAACTCTGAAATTTAAAGTTGTGAAAAAGGAAAAAATATCAACTCCCATTGGAGAAGTAGAGGCTTTTAAAGTTATTCCCTCTAAGAACTTTTCTCCAGAAGGTTCTTTTCAAAGGACAGGAAGGGCTACTTTTTGGTTTTCAACCGATGAAAGACATATACCTTTAAAAGTTATAGCAGACGTTAAGATAGGAAGCGTAAAGGCGGTTATAGAGTCTATAGAATAACTAAGGAGGACAAAGATGTTTAACCCAAAAACCCCTCTCCTTGCTGTAGACGGAATAATAAATGTTCAAGATGATAACGGAAAGTTCATAGGAATAGTTCTAATAGAAAGAAAATATCCCCCAACTGGACTTGCACTTCCAGGAGGTTTTGTAGAAGTTGGAGAAACGGTAGAAAGGGCTGTTGTAAGGGAAATGAAAGAGGAAACGGGACTGGATGTAGTTATTTTAAGGCAGTTTAGAGTCTATTCCGATCCAGAAAGAGACCCAAGAAGGCACACCGTTTCTGTTGTGTTTGAGTGTGTAGCAAGAGGAATGCCAAAAGGAGGAGACGACGCGAAGAAAGCCAAAGTTTTCCCTTACGAAGAAATTCCTTTTGACAAACTTGTTTTTGACCACGCAAAGATATTAAAAGACTACTTAAACGAAAAGCCAATTTTTAAGAATTTTAACCTTTAATTAAGAAAGTCAAAAAGAAAAGTAGAGGAGAAAACAAAAGAGGAAAACACTCTATTTATTCTCCTTACCTTTCATAACTTCAAGAACGTAGTAAGTTGCCATAAATTCGAGTGACCAAACAAAAAGGGCAGGAATCGCCGAACCTAAAAAGAAAGCCTTTACAATTGGTGCCACAGACACAAAAGTTATGATGTTTAACTCAAAAAGAAGATTTAGCGCTAAAATGAGAAAGAAAGCTAAGAAGAAGGAGAACTTAAACGGTTCTAGGTAGCTTTTCCACATAAACACCAATG encodes:
- a CDS encoding diguanylate cyclase produces the protein MIKNFREGIVNPRIVWITILVCVSILVSGYILLQHEENFKNNMKTKFLNYIQTYISQTVDTTRKWLLAQALMISKNACVEKSYREGNPEILKKAFKPFWEKLHKEYNIEEMHFFKYPQINWIAFATMDVRPCKANVRKDILWIETAFRPDCYFYVCKRFPGLRASYPITIDGKVVGALSFGIHIETLRNILQKSTDAHIFYLLNKEILKKNLSLKSYKKLVEKASLEDEKLLYFHTKRRFEREALEKRKFEIGHEVFLFYPMYDIHGNFIGYIGASKNFKEIFVHMNQTSLLILGTFGFIFVVILGLTLGQVFYLSKQGKEVLYLLELLERRRFSDIERYFRTSKPTKDTYDLIKKAIYRIALTLKEYIDLLNEKLEETSRKVFKDALTGVNNRYTVEQLEEQIEKAGKDLKFSVVMMDIDHFKKINDTYGHDVGDFVLKRLAEEVRKVIRDSDTLVRYGGEEFLIYLPNTSKEDAFKLAERIRKHIEKIDLCPNGKKLSITVSLGVAERENGEPLCDVIKKADEALYKAKELGRNRVEG
- a CDS encoding NUDIX hydrolase, with the protein product MFNPKTPLLAVDGIINVQDDNGKFIGIVLIERKYPPTGLALPGGFVEVGETVERAVVREMKEETGLDVVILRQFRVYSDPERDPRRHTVSVVFECVARGMPKGGDDAKKAKVFPYEEIPFDKLVFDHAKILKDYLNEKPIFKNFNL
- the dnaB gene encoding replicative DNA helicase, with translation MKLFDLEAEYSVLGSMIVQPSFIFRGIELLQPGDFFKEQNKYLFKFLRDLVAEGYTESQLNEISFKDELVKRGLLEKVGGEEHLGYVIEFALDTFEKFESACKIVKDKALLRKILDVAKYINEKIEERPDPDALIDDVEKKVFSLSEERITNTLVPVGEIIPDIIRKIEELSMRREMVTGLPSGFSELDKMTSGFHNSDLIILAARPSMGKTAFSLSIAYNVAVKENKVVAFFSLEMSKEQIVTRLISQDCGIPLYKIRSGWLKDEEIEKILISAEKIREAPIYIDDTPGISILEMRAKARRLQSERGLDLIVVDYLQLMRGIRRTESRQQEVSEISRSLKALAKELNVPVIALSQLSRQVEHRSDKRPQLSDLRESGSIEQDADVVMFIHRPEVYKKNPDPEEQGIAEIIIAKQRNGPTGTIRLAFIKELTRFENLEENTIQIIEEKQEKEEVKTIDEQPFLTDPVESSGEEDTFSFDDSDDYDFDF
- the trpE gene encoding anthranilate synthase component I, whose protein sequence is MFTLEKVRNLFEDGFNLVPIYKEVFADLETPLSAFLKLRPLGANMLLESVEGGEKWGRYSIIGIGKLITVKSKGNFSEINYLGKVSIKPVEDDPLSILKEVFSSIKAFRSEDLPKVWGGFFGYMAYDVVKFFEPRVNVNPNKEDSYLYDMVFSLPKALVVFDNVKQTVKIISFVLKEKGEVEREYREALNTVNKIEERLREETINCDVRDVEVTSDWKVNFSDEEFKKAVEKAKEYIRNGDIIQVVLSRRFEKPFYQDAIVLYRALRLINPSPYMYYLDYDDFQIVGASPEVLVRVENGLIETRPIAGTRRRGKTEEEDLAMEKELISDEKERAEHIMLVDLARNDVGRVAEVGSVKVTDLMVIERYSHVMHIVSNVVGKLREDKDVFDVLRACFPAGTVSGAPKVRAMEIIDEIEPSYRGVYAGAVGYFSFDGNLDTAIAIRTAIVRRNKVYVQAGAGIVADSDPRLEAKETVNKARALFKAVELAERGLKR
- a CDS encoding GDP-mannose 4,6-dehydratase; the encoded protein is MKTILLTGVAGFIGYKTAEKLIEKGYKVIGVDNLNDYYDVRLKEYRLERLKDYKDFKFYHLDIENLEALKVLFKDNKIDGVINLAARAGVRYSIVDPFVYFRTNTIGTLNLLEIMKEKGIKKFVLASTSSLYAGQEMPFKEDLPVNTPISPYAASKKGAEVLAYTYHYLYGIDVSIVRYFTVYGPAGRPDMSIFRFIKWIDEGKEVVVYGDGTQSRDFTFVDDIAEGTIKAFETEIGYEIINLGGNKPYQLREVIKMIEEYLGKKANIIYKPFHKADLKATWADIEKAKKILGWEPKVSLEEGLKRTVDWHIENRSWLKDVSV
- a CDS encoding DUF3108 domain-containing protein, yielding MRIEKLFLKVIVFIATATLCLSFRSLGAEWDFNNEVLRYKIYWTFFHVANSESKISKIDNDKYLIVGKLSTSGVAKWFKSLEDKGYSVWNLKTLTPEKTYITQREGNYAVERIYIYDLEEGKVNYTKRYLKTGKEKVRVIDIPEIPFQDFITAIFYLRKFGKFVVDKETSFTFFDGKKFETLKFKVVKKEKISTPIGEVEAFKVIPSKNFSPEGSFQRTGRATFWFSTDERHIPLKVIADVKIGSVKAVIESIE
- the queA gene encoding tRNA preQ1(34) S-adenosylmethionine ribosyltransferase-isomerase QueA; this translates as MKVSDFDYELPKELIAEFPVEPRDSSRLMVLDRRTGKIEHRIFREIVDYLKEGDVLVINDTKVIPARLFGKLPTGGKVEVLLVRQVELSVWEVMAKPARKLKEGKEIIFDEELKAEVVEYVGEGKRLLKFSLKGNRDFMEKLDEIGHIPLPPYIEREENPLDKERYQTVFARKAGAVAAPTAGLHFTDRLLKELKNTGVIIKNVTLHVGPGTFKPVKVENVEEHKMDYETYFVPEDTANEINKAKEEGRRIIAVGTTVVRTLESAVDENGKVIAGEGSTNLFIYPGFKFKVIDALITNFHLPRSTLLMLVSAFAGRERILDAYREAVSKGYRFYSYGDAMFIV